TGGGGGACGTGCCGGAGGGCGGGAAGGACCCGCTCCAGCTCCCGCGCCGAATCGACCCGGTGCGTGTCGGCCGAGCCGGCGCCGGCGACGGGCTTCACGATGAGGGGGAAGCCGACGCGCTCCGCGACCTCGCGGCACTCGGCGCTGCTCGTGGCCCTCCCGTGGCGGGGCGTCCGGATCCCGGCGGCGTCGAGCACGTCCTTCATCACTTCCTTGTCGCGGAAGGGGAGCGTCTGCTCGACGGTCGGCCCCGGCAACTCCAGCATCTCGCGCAGCCGCGCAGCGAGGATCATGAAGGGTTCCCACAGACACTCCACGCGGTCGATCGGGGTTCGCGCCGCGAACGCGGCGACCTGCCGCATCACGTCCGCCTCATCCGCCAGCGATCTCACCTGCAGGTGGTCGGACACGCTCGTCCGGGCGACCTCGGGCAGCGCCGCCGCCGGCTGATCGCCGAGGCCGATGACCGTCGCGCCCACCTCCGCGAGCCCGCGCGTGAAGTGCGTCATCTCGGCCGGGTAGCCCGGCGAAATCATCAATACGTTCATGGTTCCGTTGAGTTGTTCGGTTACGTGTGAGTTTGTTCCGTTACGTGGCGAGTTCCACCCGTACGCGGGTGATGATCCGCTCCAGCGCCTCCTCGACGACCTCGGTGCGCGGGTGGCGGACGATGATGTAGCCCTCCCCCTCGTACGACGCGCTCTGCGGCTGCCCCGCCCGGGGGAGGCGCCACTCGACGCAGAGGGGCCCGAGGTCCCGGGCGATCTCCTCGATCCCGGCCACCCGCCGCACGGAGCCCCGGCCCTGTCCCCGGAGATAGGCCGCGCCGGCCGCATAGGGGCGAGGCGGCGGGTCGAACTCGTCGAAGACCAGAAGGTGGGCCCAGGCGCGGTAGAGGTCGATGTCGTGCGCCTGCGAGATCAGCGTGACGAACTGGGCGCCGGGCGGTCGGGCCCCGACTTCGGAGATCGCCACGGAACCGTCCGGCCGCCGGAACCACTCCATGTGGCTCAGCCCCGTCTCCATCCCCAGCGCATCGAGCGCAGGGCCGGCGACCCGCCGGATCTCCTCGTACCGGGGCGAGTCGACTTCCCGCGGGAGGAGGACGCACCACTGGATCCACGGCTCGCGCAGCACCTCGAGCGGGGAGGGCAGGTAGTGGTTGATCGAATGCCAGACGACGCGCCCGCCGATCGAGACCGCGTCGAAGGAGTGTTCTTCGCCGACGACGAACTCCTCGACCAGCGTCGGCCGCTCGGCGCTCGGGCGCGACATCGCGATCGCCGTGCGGAGCTGCGCCGGCGTCTCGACGCGAAACGTGCCGCGGGCGCCGGAGCCGGCCGGCGGCTTCACGATGAGCGGGAAGCCCGTCGCGTCCGAGAAGGCCACGGCCCCGCCCTCGTCCCGGACCAGCGCGTGCCGGGCGCAGG
This DNA window, taken from Candidatus Palauibacter scopulicola, encodes the following:
- a CDS encoding ATP-grasp domain-containing protein, yielding MPNVAFVAPFYLPTTLRFLEAAAGLAGVRLGVVTQEPLERMPASLRRRIAAHARVDDALSAEGIHAGLRRLSGELGGIDRLLGALEELQVPLGELRDGLGIEGMGAEAARNFRDKSRMKDVLRAHGLPCARHALVRDEGGAVAFSDATGFPLIVKPPAGSGARGTFRVETPAQLRTAIAMSRPSAERPTLVEEFVVGEEHSFDAVSIGGRVVWHSINHYLPSPLEVLREPWIQWCVLLPREVDSPRYEEIRRVAGPALDALGMETGLSHMEWFRRPDGSVAISEVGARPPGAQFVTLISQAHDIDLYRAWAHLLVFDEFDPPPRPYAAGAAYLRGQGRGSVRRVAGIEEIARDLGPLCVEWRLPRAGQPQSASYEGEGYIIVRHPRTEVVEEALERIITRVRVELAT